In Citrus sinensis cultivar Valencia sweet orange chromosome 2, DVS_A1.0, whole genome shotgun sequence, a single genomic region encodes these proteins:
- the LOC102608576 gene encoding G-type lectin S-receptor-like serine/threonine-protein kinase SD2-5, whose product MSVSRNRCSVLFFLIFSAPFSCLVDAQSFDYPTANLSTSWTNGPSASDSVVWSANRNNPVRINATLELTSDGNLVLQDADGAIAWSTNTSGKSVVGLNLTDMGNLVLFDKNNGAVWQSFDHPTDSLVPGQKLLEGKKLTASVSTTNWTDGGLFSLSVTNEGLFAFTESNNTSIRYYELVKATKTSKEPSLARYLNGSLAFFINSSEPREPDGAVPVPPASSSPGQYMRLWPDGHLRVYEWQASIGWTEVADLLTGYLGECGYPLVCGKYGICSQGQCSCPETYFKALNDRKPALGCSPITPLSCEASQDHSFVELNDVAYFTFSSPSSDLTNTDPETCKQACLKNCSCKAALFLYGLNPSRGDCYLPSELFSMMNNEKEKTHYNSTVYIKVQNFSMPGASPGGKETSHRKRIMGFILGSFFGLLVLIGILIFFFGKKKGADEIEEDCLDQVPGLPKRFSFEELKVMTDNFRKILGKGGFGSVFEGTQTDGTKVAVKRLEGIGEINKSFLAEVKTIGSIHHLNLLRLIGFCAEKSQNLLVYEYMPNGSLDRWLFQRSDEFMLDWQQRKKIILDIAKGLTYLHEDCRQKILHLDIKPQNILLDDNFNAKVADFGLSKLIDRDQSQVVTTMKGTPGYLAPEWLSSVITEKVDIYSFGVVMLEILCGRKVFDRSQPEEEDMYLLSIFKKKAEEDKLSDLVDKHSNDMQSNGEEVVNMMKVAAWCLESDFAKRPSMSMVVKVLEGVTEFDHNLHYNSVRLPSTAALANVDHREENDKSTTQLLPSILSGPR is encoded by the exons ATGAGTGTTAGCCGGAACCGGTGTTctgttcttttctttcttattttctctGCACCATTTTCTTGCTTGGTTGATGCCCAAAGTTTTGATTATCCGACAGCGAACCTCTCTACTTCATGGACCAACGGCCCATCAGCTTCTGACTCG GTTGTCTGGTCTGCTAATCGTAACAATCCTGTTCGAATAAACGCAACCTTAGAACTCACTTCAGATGGGAACTTGGTCTTGCAAGATGCTGACGGAGCTATTGCTTGGTCGACGAATACCAGTGGTAAATCTGTTGTGGGCTTAAACTTGACAGACATGGGCAACCTCGTACTTTTTGACAAGAATAATGGGGCCGTTTGGCAATCTTTCGATCATCCAACGGACTCGCTGGTTCCTGGCCAAAAATTGTTGGAAGGGAAGAAACTTACAGCTAGTGTTTCAACCACGAATTGGACGGATGGAGGATTGTTTTCACTTTCTGTCACTAACGAAGGATTATTTGCTTTCACAGAGTCTAATAATACTTCAATACGGTATTATGAATTAGTCAAAGCCACAAAAACAAGTAAGGAACCAAGCCTTGCTAGATATCTGAATGGAAGCTTAGCTTTCTTCATAAATTCCTCCGAACCAAGGGAACCAGATGGGGCAGTTCCTGTTCCTCCAGCATCGTCATCCCCGGGACAGTACATGAGATTGTGGCCTGATGGACATTTAAGAGTTTACGAGTGGCAAGCATCGATAGGGTGGACAGAAGTGGCCGATCTATTGACAGGTTATCTTGGGGAATGCGGTTATCCTCTGGTTTGCGGCAAGTATGGCATCTGCTCTCAGGGACAATGCAGTTGTCCTGAAACCTATTTCAAGGCATTAAATGATAGAAAGCCTGCCCTTGGGTGCTCCCCGATTACTCCCCTATCATGCGAAGCTTCGCAAGATCATAGTTTTGTTGAACTCAATGATGTCGCTTACTTCACGTTTAGCTCACCTAGCTCAGACCTTACGAATACAGATCCAGAGACATGCAAACAAGCCTGTTTAAAGAATTGCTCGTGCAAAGCTGCTCTTTTTCTGTATGGTTTGAACCCTTCTCGTGGAGATTGCTACTTACCATCTGAACTCTTTTCAATGATGAATAATGAGAAGGAAAAGACTCATTATAACTCAACTGTTTACATTAAGGTTCAAAACTTTTCAATGCCAGGTGCAAGTCCAGGAGGAAAGGAGACGAGCCacagaaaaagaataatgggGTTCATCCTTGGAtctttctttggtttattAGTTCTAATTGGTATCTTGATCTTTTTCTTTGGGAAGAAAAAGGGGGCTGATGAAATTGAGGAAGATTGTTTAGATCAAGTGCCAGGACTACCCAAAAGATTCTCATTTGAAGAGTTGAAAGTCATGACAGACAATTTCAGAAAGATACTGGGTAAGGGGGGTTTTGGCTCAGTCTTTGAGGGGACACAAACTGATGGCACAAAAGTTGCAGTGAAACGTCTCGAAGGAATTGGTGAAATCAATAAATCTTTCTTAGCAGAGGTGAAGACAATTGGAAGCATTCACCATCTGAACTTGTTGAGGTTGATAGGGTTTTGTGCTGAGAAATCTCAAAACCTTCTTGTTTATGAATACATGCCGAATGGATCTCTAGATAGGTGGCTTTTCCAGAGATCAGATGAGTTTATGCTTGACTGGCAGCAAAGAAAGAAGATCATCCTTGATATTGCCAAGGGACTAACCTATCTCCATGAAGATTGCAGGCAGAAGATACTCCACTTGGATATCAAGCCCCAAAATATTCTGCTAGATGACAACTTTAATGCCAAAGTTGCTGATTTTGGTTTGTCGAAATTGATTGACCGGGACCAGAGCCAAGTTGTGACAACCATGAAAGGAACTCCAGGCTATTTGGCTCCTGAATGGCTTAGCTCAGTAATTACAGAAAAAGTAGATATCTACAGCTTTGGAGTTGTGATGTTGGAGATATTGTGTGGCCGGAAAGTTTTTGACCGCTCTCAGCCTGAGGAGGAAGACATGTATTTGCTGAGCATATTCAAGAAGAAGGCAGAGGAGGACAAATTGTCTGATCTGGTGGATAAACACAGTAACGATATGCaatcaaatggagaagaagtAGTGAATATGATGAAGGTGGCTGCATGGTGTCTGGAAAGTGATTTTGCAAAGAGACCTTCCATGTCAATGGTAGTTAAGGTTTTGGAGGGCGTTACAGAGTTTGATCATAACCTCCATTATAACTCCGTTCGCCTGCCATCTACGGCAGCACTAGCAAACGTTGATCATAGGGAAGAAAATGACAAATCCACTACTCAATTGTTGCCTTCAATTTTGTCGGGGCCAAGGTGA